A part of Chlamydia ibidis 10-1398/6 genomic DNA contains:
- a CDS encoding polymorphic outer membrane protein middle domain-containing protein, whose translation MKFSLHGVLISSIFLPLPCSVFADNNLSHNELASHYTSFLSTLPEGIPIPPIIMPDGSIYDAATVLRGVDDDCGGGRPPRPLPGIPVSPSPAPSPKPPAPTTPAGPGSSSEQPGLAPPPPTDPDGGGAGGGGSGPGPVEPPPAPPPPPPPPPPPPTPNEANMGADGSYDGGTSERPFYSANSSNSVGTLYVLSDNVRIRNVDTAMPSLPPGISIGTSAPSLMPSGSTEPASEKPEVAALKSSSGEIVTLPLVFPKDTEEATNKVKRDTDTAEAISELKASGKEQSQNCSCFSNTAGFLGFCGNKALVPSSSEGVSSKTAGTRHDLIFYNIGLLGTGAAIHNSANTKNTVLTACNNLCFANCPCGTQGQGAVNCSGNLTIYGNSAVGFYNNHNTGDGGAICYSVAPEAVEIEKQKGPEETEHKEPEKISEVQPKPVEHPVVNTPIETTAPTHQPGVPAASEDHNEVNSQPTVDSSSSSHTPAVEGATGRIHALAYSLATSPHTTVNVRSNNELVTLLEGAASPTFPADNSTITLKDNGTTVFLENSATGKGGAISGKNIDIQATHDATYFYKNSAGTNGGAINVGAGGNLALSADGGDIIFYGNTVGSGESSTNNSINLENTANITKLRAGEGRTVYFYDPITSQASNPGSSLTINNPDPQELTSKQGEETAAAPITYNGTIVFSGKYMPGTGVRSRSTINQPITLTTGTLHLEDGGALNVASLSQSTADSKVRMGQDTELQCSGAVSIGSLCVDMTKIDPKAVATIKTTTPLSKSGENVTISTLTLTTEETLYKDPALSTPVKQEMIVVSTPTGSTANVANSFTSSLNEHRGYQGEWSLNWVDMPAKETENPSKIAIFSWSPMGYIPFTDEGVEVTSLVPNTLWGTATNAHSLQRLTQTVAAHTDTSGFWGSAISNFLHKSHNNNRRQFRHISSGYAVGLQKDLFTDCKVVAGFCQMFGRDKDKNNAKVHTDTYAGTVYFEDITPLLPIARFLSGTSVFRPRFLKTLSKDFPVMFYGQFNFIFDKNTMTVRHQDKTLNKGLWNTRCYASELYCSLPLAFTATKGFLKFAEPFVKLQGVYANQTEFEEQGARARRFSNSYLANLSVPLGMKFYGYTPKKTLTYDLIMTYVGDVYRHNPSCTTSQIVKKASSLIPLPWVTPSTTLARQAFLCEGSGKYTINSHCSVFLEGGLDVRSSSRNYHANAGGSLYF comes from the coding sequence ATGAAATTCTCTCTGCATGGGGTCTTAATCTCTTCGATCTTTTTGCCTTTGCCCTGTTCCGTATTCGCGGATAATAACTTATCTCATAACGAATTAGCGTCCCACTACACGAGCTTTTTATCGACGCTACCGGAAGGCATCCCCATCCCTCCCATTATTATGCCAGATGGATCTATATATGATGCAGCGACTGTCTTAAGAGGAGTAGATGATGATTGTGGTGGTGGTAGACCACCACGTCCCCTTCCTGGCATACCAGTCTCTCCATCACCAGCTCCTTCCCCTAAACCACCAGCACCAACCACGCCAGCAGGCCCTGGTTCAAGTAGTGAACAACCAGGACTAGCTCCCCCACCTCCTACAGATCCTGATGGAGGTGGAGCCGGTGGCGGAGGATCTGGCCCAGGACCCGTAGAGCCACCACCAGCTCCGCCGCCTCCGCCGCCTCCGCCGCCGCCTCCTCCAACGCCCAACGAAGCAAATATGGGAGCAGATGGCAGCTATGATGGGGGGACATCAGAGCGTCCTTTTTACTCGGCAAACTCCTCTAACTCTGTAGGGACTTTGTATGTTCTGAGTGACAATGTTCGCATTAGAAACGTTGATACTGCGATGCCGAGCTTGCCTCCAGGAATATCTATAGGCACTTCAGCTCCTAGCCTTATGCCTTCAGGTTCTACTGAGCCAGCCTCAGAAAAGCCAGAAGTTGCGGCTCTAAAATCCTCTTCAGGTGAAATTGTCACCCTTCCTTTAGTTTTTCCTAAAGATACAGAGGAAGCCACAAATAAAGTTAAAAGAGATACCGATACGGCCGAAGCAATCTCTGAACTAAAAGCATCTGGGAAAGAGCAAAGTCAAAATTGCAGTTGTTTTAGCAATACAGCAGGCTTTTTAGGTTTTTGCGGAAATAAAGCGCTCGTTCCTTCATCTTCAGAAGGAGTTTCTTCAAAAACCGCGGGGACAAGACACGATCTTATATTCTATAACATCGGTTTACTAGGTACTGGTGCTGCAATCCATAACTCCGCAAACACTAAAAACACTGTATTAACAGCTTGTAATAATTTATGTTTTGCCAACTGTCCATGTGGCACACAGGGACAAGGAGCAGTTAACTGCTCCGGCAACTTGACGATTTATGGCAATTCCGCTGTTGGCTTTTACAATAACCACAATACTGGTGACGGGGGTGCTATTTGTTACTCAGTAGCTCCAGAGGCAGTGGAAATAGAGAAACAAAAAGGTCCTGAAGAAACTGAACATAAAGAACCTGAGAAAATCTCAGAAGTACAACCCAAACCAGTTGAACATCCTGTTGTAAATACACCTATAGAAACCACAGCCCCTACTCATCAGCCTGGAGTACCTGCAGCTTCTGAAGATCATAATGAAGTTAATTCTCAACCAACTGTAGACTCTTCTTCATCAAGTCATACACCAGCAGTTGAAGGTGCAACCGGAAGGATTCATGCTTTAGCATATTCTTTAGCTACATCACCTCATACCACGGTAAATGTCAGAAGTAATAACGAACTAGTTACTTTATTAGAAGGTGCTGCATCACCTACATTCCCAGCTGACAACTCTACTATCACTCTAAAAGATAATGGTACTACGGTATTCTTGGAAAACTCAGCTACAGGAAAAGGCGGAGCTATCTCTGGTAAGAATATCGATATCCAAGCAACTCATGATGCTACCTACTTCTATAAAAACTCTGCTGGTACTAACGGTGGAGCAATCAACGTGGGTGCAGGAGGGAATCTTGCATTATCAGCAGATGGTGGGGACATTATTTTCTACGGTAATACTGTAGGATCAGGAGAGTCTTCAACGAATAATTCTATTAACCTAGAAAATACTGCGAACATCACTAAACTACGTGCTGGAGAAGGTCGGACCGTGTACTTCTATGATCCAATTACTTCGCAAGCATCTAATCCAGGTTCTTCTCTTACAATCAATAATCCTGACCCACAGGAACTTACTTCTAAACAAGGAGAAGAAACTGCAGCAGCTCCTATTACCTATAATGGCACTATAGTATTCTCCGGAAAGTACATGCCAGGTACTGGTGTACGCAGTCGTTCGACTATCAATCAACCCATTACCCTAACAACAGGAACTTTGCATTTAGAGGACGGCGGGGCACTTAACGTTGCTTCTTTGTCTCAAAGTACTGCGGATTCTAAAGTACGTATGGGACAAGATACAGAACTTCAATGTTCTGGAGCAGTATCTATAGGATCACTTTGTGTTGATATGACAAAAATTGATCCTAAGGCTGTTGCCACTATTAAAACCACAACTCCCTTATCTAAATCTGGGGAAAATGTTACTATTTCAACGTTAACACTCACTACAGAAGAGACTCTTTATAAGGATCCTGCTTTATCTACTCCTGTCAAACAGGAGATGATAGTTGTGTCTACTCCTACAGGAAGTACAGCCAACGTAGCAAATAGCTTTACTTCATCTTTGAACGAACATCGTGGTTATCAGGGAGAGTGGTCCCTTAATTGGGTAGATATGCCTGCTAAGGAAACAGAGAATCCAAGTAAAATTGCTATATTCTCATGGTCTCCTATGGGATATATTCCTTTTACAGATGAGGGAGTTGAAGTTACTTCACTAGTCCCCAACACTCTATGGGGTACAGCGACTAATGCCCATAGTTTGCAAAGATTAACACAAACTGTGGCAGCGCACACAGATACTTCAGGTTTCTGGGGATCTGCCATTTCCAATTTCCTACATAAAAGCCACAACAACAACAGGCGCCAATTCCGACATATCAGTTCTGGATATGCTGTAGGTCTGCAAAAAGATTTGTTTACTGACTGCAAGGTGGTCGCTGGATTTTGTCAGATGTTCGGAAGGGATAAAGACAAAAACAATGCCAAAGTACATACGGATACTTACGCAGGGACGGTATACTTTGAAGACATCACTCCCCTATTACCTATTGCACGTTTTCTATCAGGAACTTCTGTGTTTAGGCCAAGGTTCTTAAAAACCTTATCTAAAGACTTTCCTGTGATGTTCTATGGCCAGTTTAACTTTATCTTCGATAAAAATACTATGACCGTCAGGCATCAGGACAAAACTCTAAATAAAGGACTTTGGAATACACGGTGCTATGCTTCGGAGCTATACTGTTCGTTACCTCTAGCATTTACAGCAACAAAAGGATTCTTAAAATTTGCTGAACCTTTTGTGAAATTACAAGGTGTCTATGCAAATCAGACAGAATTTGAGGAACAAGGAGCGAGAGCACGTAGATTTTCGAACAGCTATTTGGCAAATCTCTCTGTTCCCCTGGGTATGAAGTTCTACGGATATACGCCTAAAAAAACTCTCACTTATGATTTAATTATGACGTATGTTGGAGATGTGTACCGACATAACCCTAGCTGTACAACCTCACAGATTGTCAAAAAGGCAAGTAGTCTTATCCCTCTTCCTTGGGTGACCCCATCCACTACTTTGGCAAGACAAGCATTCTTATGCGAAGGATCTGGGAAATACACTATCAACTCCCATTGCAGTGTTTTCTTAGAAGGGGGGTTGGATGTCCGTAGTTCTTCTAGAAACTATCACGCGAATGCTGGAGGATCTTTATACTTCTAA
- a CDS encoding polymorphic outer membrane protein middle domain-containing protein, protein MRSSLHGFLFFSSFTTFLAAHVFAHATNLASSDGMDGSSGAGQFSSKTTTTAGGTTYTLTGDVSIINIKSTLPANTSCFKDTAGALTFTGGNFALLFQNITSTAAGAAISTTADGKALTLSGFSSLSFLSCPSANTGVGAINSVGSTNIQQNTKVVFDSNHCTTHGGAITCKKTGATAAILTIQQNNSLVFSNNSAATSGGAIHADKLVLKAGGITLFENNHGGQKGGAISITGGGELDLTAESGNIIFKGNTITQNNRRVNNAINIGANGKIIQMRAKEGRSLIFYDPITVEGTSNEALTMNKVEGANAYNGKIVFSGRYIDGPNRYGKHVSKVTQPITLSSGALSLEEGAELQAKSLTQTAGSKVVLDQTSSIKTSENVTLNNLQLTVHDFVSPIPSKITTTGNNGTITLSGAISITGNEDFYNTPALAHPINQELLTLSAKDVSKLVVSNVPGTLHKEHQQHKGYQGEWTIDWAATPGSTSGGTTILGKKIATVHWRPVGYIPFGGSQEITTSLVPNSLWGNVVDLNSVSRAVESVATNTVTHDGFWVVGMKNFLHIDPNQLERGYRHNSSGYTIGINKQTLSDNVFSAALCQLFARDKDYVNSHLKQRSLSGSVYGHHLGTMPMWRFLCGNSHSCPSDTNVASQIPVIVSGQITYSHSKNDLIIYHNDNTLTEGAWSNYALSGEISNTFIYRLRKSAKVFQMISPFIKLRGVYAEEKKFTETGLRSCSFSNACLANLSLPIGIKFTGKCPKNILSYDISVLYSADVARLNPQNLTTFVIGGLTPWKTCSQSLNKQAVAVQGSGRYFLSDVLEVFAQGNFERRNSSYSYNSDCGAKIHF, encoded by the coding sequence ATGAGAAGTTCTCTTCATGGGTTTCTATTCTTTTCATCTTTCACAACATTTTTAGCTGCGCATGTATTTGCTCACGCTACAAACTTAGCATCTTCCGATGGTATGGACGGCTCGTCAGGAGCTGGCCAATTTTCTTCCAAAACAACAACCACAGCTGGAGGGACAACTTATACCCTAACAGGAGATGTGTCGATTATTAATATCAAATCTACACTCCCTGCTAATACTAGTTGCTTTAAAGATACAGCTGGTGCTTTGACATTTACTGGAGGTAACTTTGCTTTGCTATTCCAAAACATTACATCTACAGCAGCAGGTGCTGCTATAAGTACGACTGCTGATGGGAAAGCTTTGACTCTCTCGGGATTTTCTAGCTTATCTTTTCTATCCTGTCCTTCAGCAAATACAGGAGTAGGTGCTATTAACAGTGTTGGATCAACAAATATCCAACAGAACACTAAAGTTGTGTTTGATAGTAATCACTGCACTACTCACGGTGGGGCTATCACATGTAAAAAAACAGGGGCTACAGCAGCTATACTGACTATCCAACAAAATAACTCGCTAGTTTTTTCCAATAATTCAGCGGCAACTTCAGGTGGAGCTATCCATGCTGATAAGCTAGTTTTAAAGGCTGGAGGAATTACATTATTTGAGAATAACCACGGGGGCCAAAAAGGCGGGGCTATTTCTATTACAGGGGGTGGTGAATTAGATCTTACTGCTGAGAGTGGTAACATCATTTTCAAAGGGAATACCATTACGCAAAATAACAGGCGTGTAAACAATGCGATTAACATTGGTGCTAATGGGAAAATCATTCAAATGCGTGCAAAGGAAGGGCGTTCTCTCATTTTCTACGACCCTATTACCGTAGAAGGCACATCTAATGAAGCTCTAACTATGAACAAGGTTGAAGGAGCAAATGCCTACAATGGGAAGATTGTATTTTCCGGAAGATATATAGACGGTCCTAACAGATATGGAAAGCATGTCTCCAAAGTCACTCAACCTATAACGCTTAGCTCGGGAGCATTGTCTTTAGAAGAGGGCGCGGAATTACAGGCAAAGTCATTAACACAGACTGCTGGGTCTAAAGTTGTTTTGGATCAGACATCTAGTATTAAAACTTCTGAAAATGTGACTCTTAATAATTTACAACTTACTGTTCATGACTTTGTTTCCCCAATACCGTCAAAAATCACCACAACAGGAAACAACGGTACTATTACCTTATCGGGTGCTATTAGCATTACTGGGAACGAAGATTTCTATAATACCCCGGCACTAGCCCACCCTATTAACCAAGAATTGTTGACATTATCAGCAAAGGATGTCTCTAAACTGGTTGTTTCTAATGTTCCTGGGACTCTTCATAAAGAACATCAACAACACAAAGGCTATCAAGGAGAGTGGACTATCGACTGGGCAGCAACTCCTGGATCCACATCCGGAGGAACTACGATTCTTGGGAAAAAAATAGCAACTGTTCATTGGAGACCTGTAGGATATATTCCTTTTGGAGGATCTCAAGAAATCACGACTTCATTGGTCCCTAATAGCCTGTGGGGCAATGTTGTTGATTTGAATTCCGTAAGTCGTGCTGTAGAGTCTGTAGCTACCAATACGGTTACTCATGATGGATTTTGGGTTGTAGGAATGAAAAACTTTCTGCATATAGATCCAAATCAACTAGAGCGTGGTTATCGCCATAACAGTTCTGGTTACACAATTGGCATCAATAAACAAACTCTTTCTGATAATGTCTTTAGTGCTGCTTTATGCCAACTGTTTGCTAGAGATAAAGACTATGTTAATAGCCATTTGAAGCAGAGATCTCTATCAGGTTCTGTTTATGGTCATCATCTGGGCACTATGCCTATGTGGCGATTCCTTTGTGGAAATTCCCATTCATGTCCTTCAGATACCAATGTTGCTTCTCAAATTCCAGTAATTGTCTCTGGTCAAATTACTTATAGCCACAGTAAAAATGACCTTATTATCTACCATAATGACAATACTCTTACGGAAGGAGCATGGTCCAACTACGCATTATCCGGAGAAATCAGTAATACCTTTATCTATCGATTACGTAAATCAGCTAAAGTTTTCCAAATGATCTCACCATTTATCAAATTACGAGGAGTCTATGCTGAAGAGAAAAAATTCACAGAAACAGGCTTACGTAGTTGTTCATTCTCGAATGCCTGTTTAGCTAATCTGTCTCTACCTATTGGGATAAAGTTCACAGGTAAGTGCCCCAAAAATATTTTATCTTATGATATTTCCGTTCTGTACTCTGCAGATGTTGCTCGTCTAAACCCACAAAATTTAACAACATTTGTTATTGGTGGCTTAACACCATGGAAAACATGCTCGCAGTCTCTTAATAAACAGGCTGTAGCCGTACAAGGTTCTGGACGTTATTTCCTTAGTGACGTTCTTGAAGTCTTCGCTCAAGGCAACTTTGAACGCAGAAATTCCTCATATAGCTATAACTCTGACTGTGGTGCAAAAATTCACTTCTAA
- a CDS encoding autotransporter domain-containing protein, translating to MKNSIYGVLLISSFALSFGNQLFADDAQPKNVDHGFNGSSSSETFRIQKTDNPEQTSFTLIKDFVFEDTANLVTANKSVFTHSSGNWVFDCANHDFRISRLNSTAEGVCIHSAVDGKSITISKVDDLIIRSSPANYSGKGAIVSNSSLLFTDVSVAIFEENTSLEDGGVISCVKSTKAGASTPRVSFNQIEFLIVAKNGSKKNGGAFCADNLLLTANNSAEFRENSALGSGGAIYGNSVVLTTNHGMTFRGNRAQSKGGAICIAPSGSLSLTANTGDMVFVGNHTVTNGDIVQNSIHLSNNAKCLFLNARAGSSIIFNDPITSEGSVNTPLKINAPNGGTTFHGAIQFLPLDNTSEISRTSRFPQPVSLESGSLRLHPGAIVQARSLEQKPRSLLFLDRGSALTVESGADICNLHMSMENMKIPPVKISGTNPTATVHIGGPIVVHLDDEMFYNQQILAQETEFDLAHITVPSLENIMVSEVPTSPHMTMISHRGYQGNWEISWDQQPQDANHNAMKKMQLLWRPSGYVPFQGGTEEFMTSLVPNSLWSLYLDTRTSQRAIDLEALPLSESGLWASAITGLQEQAGNDRAKGFLHKSLGYFIGGQLQTLDDDIFRVGISQLFGSTEDHAHGKVNNKFFSGSLYFQHTRPLLPIVRFLSGTSTYRPRVLCLIPRSFPITFHALATYSHNRNRMHVSYMDTTTTTSSWNTYGYSAEIGTSLTFSLDNTHTFFHYASPFIKLHWISAYQVQFQEEGIKRRSFSGSRLRSLALPIGLKIHGSAMQSLSYELSAMYSGDIFRDNPNNVTHLLSGGILPWTTIATNLHKHAAIFRGFGNLALTQFADIFSTATIELRRSFYNYNVDLGTKINF from the coding sequence ATGAAAAACTCTATTTATGGAGTTTTGCTAATTTCCTCTTTTGCCTTATCCTTTGGAAATCAACTCTTTGCCGACGACGCACAGCCTAAAAATGTCGACCATGGATTTAACGGCTCATCATCTAGTGAAACTTTTAGAATACAGAAAACGGATAACCCCGAGCAAACCTCTTTTACTCTAATTAAAGATTTTGTCTTTGAAGATACTGCGAATTTAGTCACAGCCAACAAAAGCGTCTTCACTCATTCTTCTGGGAATTGGGTTTTTGATTGTGCTAACCACGATTTTAGAATTAGCAGATTGAATTCTACAGCTGAGGGTGTGTGCATTCACTCAGCAGTCGATGGAAAAAGCATAACCATCAGTAAAGTAGACGATTTGATTATTCGTTCTTCCCCTGCTAATTATAGCGGCAAGGGAGCAATTGTTTCTAACAGCTCTTTACTATTTACGGACGTTTCTGTTGCAATATTCGAAGAGAATACATCATTAGAAGATGGTGGAGTTATTTCTTGTGTAAAATCCACAAAAGCTGGAGCTTCAACTCCCAGGGTATCATTTAATCAAATTGAGTTTCTGATAGTTGCGAAAAATGGCTCTAAAAAAAATGGAGGAGCCTTTTGTGCAGATAATCTTTTATTGACTGCGAATAATAGTGCAGAGTTTCGTGAAAACTCTGCATTAGGAAGCGGTGGGGCTATCTACGGAAATAGTGTTGTATTGACTACAAATCACGGTATGACTTTCCGTGGAAATCGCGCACAGAGCAAAGGCGGGGCTATCTGTATTGCCCCCTCTGGAAGTTTAAGCCTCACAGCAAATACTGGAGATATGGTCTTCGTTGGCAACCACACGGTTACTAACGGTGATATAGTCCAAAATAGCATTCACTTAAGCAATAATGCAAAATGCTTGTTTCTTAATGCACGTGCAGGATCTTCTATTATATTCAATGACCCTATTACTTCAGAAGGTTCTGTAAATACCCCACTAAAAATCAACGCTCCCAATGGTGGGACCACTTTTCATGGTGCCATCCAATTTCTTCCTTTAGATAATACTTCTGAGATATCAAGGACTTCGCGATTTCCTCAACCTGTCTCTTTAGAATCCGGATCCTTACGTCTTCATCCTGGAGCAATTGTGCAAGCACGTTCCTTAGAACAGAAACCTCGTTCTCTATTGTTTTTGGATAGAGGTTCTGCTTTGACTGTGGAATCAGGAGCAGACATCTGTAATCTCCATATGAGTATGGAGAATATGAAAATACCTCCTGTGAAAATCTCAGGCACTAACCCTACTGCGACCGTGCATATAGGTGGGCCTATCGTTGTTCATCTGGATGATGAGATGTTTTATAACCAACAGATTCTTGCTCAAGAAACAGAGTTTGACTTGGCACATATTACCGTGCCGAGCTTAGAAAACATTATGGTTTCTGAGGTTCCTACATCTCCACATATGACTATGATCTCTCACCGTGGTTATCAGGGAAATTGGGAAATATCTTGGGACCAACAACCTCAAGATGCCAACCATAATGCTATGAAAAAAATGCAATTGCTTTGGCGTCCTTCAGGCTATGTACCTTTTCAAGGGGGAACAGAGGAATTCATGACTTCCTTAGTTCCTAATAGCCTATGGTCTCTGTATTTAGATACACGAACATCACAACGTGCTATAGATCTTGAAGCCTTACCTTTATCAGAATCAGGACTATGGGCATCGGCAATTACAGGACTTCAGGAACAAGCTGGCAATGATCGCGCTAAAGGATTTCTGCATAAAAGTTTGGGTTACTTTATAGGCGGGCAATTACAAACTCTTGATGACGATATATTTCGTGTAGGGATATCGCAATTATTTGGCAGTACAGAAGATCACGCGCATGGTAAGGTTAACAATAAATTTTTCTCAGGCTCCCTATATTTCCAACACACGCGTCCTCTTCTTCCCATTGTAAGATTTCTCTCAGGAACTTCAACTTATAGACCTAGAGTGCTCTGTTTGATTCCTAGAAGTTTCCCCATTACTTTTCATGCTTTAGCGACTTATAGTCATAATAGAAATCGTATGCATGTGAGCTATATGGATACGACAACTACCACAAGTTCCTGGAACACCTATGGATATTCTGCAGAAATTGGCACTTCTCTTACCTTTTCTTTAGACAACACTCACACTTTTTTCCATTACGCTTCTCCTTTTATTAAGTTGCATTGGATTTCTGCTTATCAAGTACAGTTCCAAGAGGAAGGTATAAAAAGAAGATCATTTAGTGGGAGTAGATTACGCAGTCTTGCTCTGCCTATAGGGCTAAAAATCCATGGCAGTGCTATGCAGAGTCTCTCCTATGAATTATCAGCTATGTATTCAGGGGATATCTTCCGCGATAATCCTAACAATGTTACCCACCTTCTTTCTGGCGGCATACTACCTTGGACGACGATAGCAACAAACCTTCATAAACATGCTGCTATATTCCGTGGATTTGGAAATTTAGCTCTCACACAATTCGCAGACATTTTTTCAACAGCAACTATAGAACTCCGTAGGTCTTTCTATAACTACAATGTAGACCTAGGGACTAAGATTAATTTTTAG
- a CDS encoding autotransporter outer membrane beta-barrel domain-containing protein — protein MPTPDTSGETREHNIDLLSEPENTTKQLVEGQYGYQGEWIVNWAPITKTAGGTQGATLVWKQTGYKVNPERQGDIVPNTLWGCFSDVQSVQNLMHANLSTSRYRKGLWGAGLANLIYKQRTPKKQKFHHASGGYVVGLSGETRSENIFGGAFCELFTRDKNEIASRSNAHSYLGAVYYQYNTVSLPLRLHGQFTYCHTSNDMKTKMTEKYAPKGTSYPVLRGEWVNDCFGLEFGGSIKVPTRTLRVRTFLNIQAIYAHQEDFNEDSIAYGRKFASSDLVNLSLPIGVHISRLKGKNDFHVSVAYSPDLVRHNPHSDVYLLSTPLGANWRSCGTNLARQGLLVRCGNHRAYTPHFSIFGNFTYELRGSSRTCSGNLGSMLRF, from the coding sequence TTGCCTACACCGGACACTTCTGGAGAAACTAGAGAACACAATATAGATTTGTTATCGGAACCAGAAAATACAACAAAACAACTGGTGGAGGGGCAATATGGTTATCAAGGAGAATGGATTGTTAACTGGGCACCTATAACCAAAACCGCAGGTGGCACGCAAGGTGCAACCCTCGTTTGGAAGCAAACGGGATATAAAGTTAATCCAGAGCGCCAAGGGGATATCGTTCCTAATACTCTATGGGGATGTTTCTCAGATGTGCAATCTGTACAAAATCTCATGCATGCAAACTTAAGCACCTCCAGATATCGTAAAGGTCTTTGGGGAGCTGGGTTAGCAAACCTAATTTATAAACAACGTACTCCTAAGAAACAGAAATTTCATCATGCTAGCGGAGGATATGTAGTAGGACTTTCTGGAGAAACACGATCTGAAAATATTTTTGGTGGTGCATTTTGTGAGTTATTTACAAGGGATAAAAACGAGATAGCTTCACGCAGCAATGCGCATAGTTATTTGGGAGCAGTATATTATCAGTATAATACAGTTTCTCTTCCCTTAAGATTGCATGGGCAATTCACTTACTGTCATACTTCGAATGATATGAAAACAAAAATGACTGAGAAATACGCTCCTAAAGGCACCTCATACCCTGTCCTTAGAGGAGAATGGGTTAATGATTGTTTTGGATTAGAATTTGGAGGATCTATAAAAGTTCCAACTAGAACCTTACGAGTAAGAACGTTCTTAAATATCCAAGCCATCTATGCCCATCAGGAAGATTTTAATGAAGACAGCATTGCATATGGTAGAAAATTTGCAAGTAGTGACTTAGTAAATCTCTCATTACCCATAGGTGTCCATATAAGTAGACTAAAAGGAAAAAATGATTTCCACGTATCAGTAGCCTATTCTCCAGATTTAGTGAGACATAATCCTCATAGTGATGTGTATTTGTTAAGCACCCCATTGGGGGCAAATTGGCGATCATGTGGAACAAATCTTGCTCGTCAAGGGCTCCTAGTCCGTTGTGGCAATCATCGTGCGTATACTCCTCATTTTTCTATATTTGGGAATTTCACTTATGAACTTCGAGGATCTTCACGCACTTGCAGTGGTAACTTAGGGTCCATGCTGCGATTTTAA